The stretch of DNA ACGGTCAGGCTGCTGACGGTCTCGGCCTCGGCGGCTTCGGCATCGATGCGCTTGGCCTGAATCTGGTCGTAGAGGGCCTGGTTGAGGGCGACCCGCTGGGCCAGGCGATCGCGCTCCAGCTGCTTGTTGGGCAGGCTGGCGTACTGCTGGCGCAGCTGCCCGTCGGCCTGGCTGAGCGCCTGCTGCTGGCTGTCCAGAGCCGCCCGCTCAGCACTCAGGGTGACCAGCTGGTTGGCCAGGGCGGCGCGGGCCGGATCGAGGGTGCTGTTTTGGCGCACTTCGCTGACGCTGGGCAGCGCCGCCAGGTCCTGGCCGCCCACCACCTCCTGGGCGCGCTCCGCCAACAGTCGGCTATAGGCGCTCAGGTTCTGGCGCAGATCCTGCATGGTGGGGTGGGAGTCGCGCAGGGTGGGGGACAGCAGCTGGAGCTGGGTCTCGGTCTCTAAGATCTGCGATCGCAGCTGGGCAATGATCGGATCTGCGCTCAGGGCCGAGGCCGTAAAAGCCTGCCCCGGCGACAGCCCCAGCCGCTGCTCCAGGCTTTGAATCTGGGAGTCCAGCCCGGCCAGGGCAATCTGGTTCTGGCGCTGCTGCTGCTGCCCCCCAGAGATGGCCCCCAACAAACTGCCGTCGAGGGCCGCCTGAATCGCTGGCCCCTCGGTGCGATCGTAGGCCTCCAGGGCCTGCTCGGCGGCCCGCAGGTCGGCCTCCACCGCCGGCAGCCGTTCGTCTAAGGCGGTGACGATGGCCCGCAGCCGCGCCCGGTTGGTCACCCGGCTGAGTTCGACCATCGCCTCAAACATCAGGCTGAGGGCCAGCTGGGTCTGCTCCTCCTCGGGCCCGCGCAGGACCACCGTCACCCGCTGCACCTGGGCGTCGTCGCCCTCCACCCCCTCCAGCCGGACCGTGGCGCGATCGCGCAGGGTCTCCGGTGCCAGGGGCATGCCCCGCCGCTCCAGCTCCTGGGACACCTGCTGGAGCAAGACATCGGCCAGCAAAAACTGCTCCGAGATAATGCCCTGGCCCCGCTGCTGCACCTCGGTGCCGGTGGTGGTCAGGGCCACCACCGGGGCATTTTGCACCAGCACCCCCTCGGCCCGGTACTGGGGGGGCGGGGGCGGCTGCATTGCCACCACCGACGAAATCCCCAGCACCCCCAGCAGCGTCGCCAGGCTGGGCCACTTGTAGCGATCGAGGGCCAGCAGATAGCGCTTGATAAACGGAGAAACCATCGTCGTTTTCCCTAGGGCCTAAATAACGAATCCGCCGCGTTGGTCA from Leptolyngbya sp. KIOST-1 encodes:
- a CDS encoding GumC family protein, with translation MVSPFIKRYLLALDRYKWPSLATLLGVLGISSVVAMQPPPPPQYRAEGVLVQNAPVVALTTTGTEVQQRGQGIISEQFLLADVLLQQVSQELERRGMPLAPETLRDRATVRLEGVEGDDAQVQRVTVVLRGPEEEQTQLALSLMFEAMVELSRVTNRARLRAIVTALDERLPAVEADLRAAEQALEAYDRTEGPAIQAALDGSLLGAISGGQQQQRQNQIALAGLDSQIQSLEQRLGLSPGQAFTASALSADPIIAQLRSQILETETQLQLLSPTLRDSHPTMQDLRQNLSAYSRLLAERAQEVVGGQDLAALPSVSEVRQNSTLDPARAALANQLVTLSAERAALDSQQQALSQADGQLRQQYASLPNKQLERDRLAQRVALNQALYDQIQAKRIDAEAAEAETVSSLTVAEPPTVVAQVEAPPNPVAVMAVGGLLGIVAAGAVAFLLDLLDSTARTAEDLQGILADQDVPVLGLVPALAATSAQGWPVLYQPHTPDLEIYERLRSSLRRAGSLSEAAAPPRVVLVVSSRTGEGKTTTAFNLAIAAARAGRRTLVVEADLRQPSCGQRLGVTANPEAIAEPLHYYAGRYQEPIQLAPWVENLYLAPSPGPQPHPAAVLESSEMGQFLADARSRFDLVLIDAPPLGRSNDALLLGSVSDGLLLVTRPGVTDKAVLEALLEQLLENEALPVLGAIVNAADSAAASLATTAPGAAPIPQAPPLIRSIDF